One Pseudomonas rhizophila DNA window includes the following coding sequences:
- a CDS encoding LysR family transcriptional regulator has translation MEYELQDIRSFVKIAELGSFHEAADALHLSQPALSRRMKKLEEGLGTALLDRTTRKVSLTSVGRDFLPKARRLLDDFDDSILNIRELAERQIGRVTLACIPTAAFYFLPSVIRLYNERYPKIRIRLLDLSANEGLEAVLRGEADFGINMMSGQHPDIEFVPLVNEPFVLACRRDHELARRSSVSWSELSDYRLIGVGRLSGNRMLLDHALSGLSWRPQWFYEVQHLSTSLGLVEAGLGVSAMPSLAMPAEDHPTLVSVPLIDPVVNRSLGLVYRRGASLSPAAEKFVSILLEQWEH, from the coding sequence ATGGAATACGAGCTTCAGGACATACGATCTTTCGTGAAAATCGCTGAACTAGGCAGTTTTCATGAAGCCGCCGATGCGTTGCATCTCTCTCAACCGGCCCTGAGCCGGCGCATGAAAAAACTCGAGGAAGGCCTGGGGACCGCCTTGCTGGATCGCACCACCCGCAAGGTCAGCCTGACGAGCGTCGGGCGCGATTTCCTGCCCAAGGCGCGGCGCTTGCTGGATGATTTCGACGACTCGATTCTCAATATTCGCGAACTGGCGGAGCGCCAGATCGGTCGGGTGACCTTGGCCTGCATCCCCACCGCGGCCTTCTATTTCCTGCCTTCGGTGATCCGCCTCTATAACGAGCGCTACCCCAAAATCCGCATCCGCCTGCTCGACCTCAGCGCAAACGAAGGGCTCGAGGCGGTACTGCGTGGCGAAGCCGATTTCGGTATCAATATGATGAGTGGCCAGCACCCGGATATCGAGTTCGTGCCATTGGTCAACGAACCTTTCGTTTTAGCTTGTCGACGCGACCATGAACTGGCCAGACGCAGCTCGGTAAGCTGGTCTGAGCTCAGCGATTACCGACTGATCGGTGTCGGTCGTCTCAGCGGCAACCGAATGCTGCTGGACCACGCCTTGTCGGGTTTGAGCTGGCGTCCGCAGTGGTTCTACGAAGTGCAGCACTTGTCTACATCGTTGGGGTTGGTCGAGGCCGGCCTCGGGGTGTCGGCCATGCCCAGCCTCGCAATGCCAGCCGAGGATCACCCGACATTGGTCAGCGTGCCGTTGATTGATCCGGTGGTAAACCGATCGCTGGGCCTGGTCTATCGAAGGGGCGCATCGCTCTCCCCGGCCGCGGAAAAATTTGTCTCGATATTGCTTGAACAATGGGAACACTGA
- a CDS encoding type 1 glutamine amidotransferase domain-containing protein produces MNILMVLTSHDQLGDTGKKTGFWLEEFAAPYYVFVDAKVTVTLASPKGGQPPLDPKSDEEQAQTDATRRFSADTRAQAALADTVPLGEIDPYDFDAVFYPGGHGPLWDLAEDTDSKTLLEAFYAANKPIAAVCHAPGVLKNVNAPDGHPVVKGKKVTGFTNSEEEAVGLTQVVPFLVEDMLKARGGEYSKAADWASYVVEDGHLITGQNPASSEAAANALLKRLQQEQKA; encoded by the coding sequence ATGAACATTCTAATGGTCCTGACGTCCCACGATCAGTTGGGTGACACCGGCAAGAAAACGGGGTTTTGGCTGGAAGAATTCGCCGCGCCCTATTACGTGTTTGTCGACGCCAAAGTGACGGTTACGCTCGCCTCACCAAAGGGAGGGCAACCGCCGCTGGACCCCAAGAGCGACGAGGAACAGGCCCAGACGGACGCCACTCGCCGCTTCAGCGCCGATACCCGGGCCCAGGCAGCGTTGGCCGACACGGTGCCGCTGGGCGAAATTGATCCCTACGACTTCGATGCCGTGTTCTATCCCGGAGGTCATGGGCCGCTGTGGGATCTGGCCGAGGACACTGATTCCAAGACCCTCCTCGAAGCCTTTTACGCCGCGAATAAACCCATCGCGGCCGTCTGTCACGCGCCTGGGGTGCTCAAGAACGTCAACGCGCCGGATGGCCATCCAGTGGTCAAGGGCAAGAAAGTGACCGGGTTCACCAACTCTGAAGAAGAGGCCGTGGGATTGACCCAGGTGGTGCCATTTCTGGTGGAGGACATGCTCAAAGCCAGAGGTGGCGAGTATTCAAAGGCGGCAGACTGGGCGAGTTACGTGGTCGAGGATGGCCATCTGATCACCGGCCAGAACCCGGCTTCTTCCGAAGCCGCCGCCAACGCGCTGCTCAAGCGCTTGCAGCAAGAGCAGAAGGCTTGA
- a CDS encoding LysR family transcriptional regulator — protein MNQLPLSLADLRALTRIVAHRSFRKAADELGLSASTLSHMMKTLEAGLGVRLLHRTTRSVSPTAAGERLLRRLAPVLREFELAIEEVNEYRDLLSGTLRINASEQAARVLMKAALPIFLERFPQMSVDLVTEGRLIDIVAEGFDAGIRLGEAIPQDMIAVPIGTDTRFITVASPQYLKTHPVPLTPDDLPGHQCICIRMPSGKPYRWEFSRNGQSLVIEPKGQLTLDNAEIMVDAAISGLGIAYVPEQTVSQPLADARLVEVLADWCPRIPGLFLYYPGHRYIPSGLQAFIEVLRESH, from the coding sequence ATGAATCAATTGCCCCTTTCGCTTGCCGATTTACGCGCGCTGACCCGCATCGTTGCTCATCGCAGCTTTCGTAAAGCGGCCGATGAGTTGGGCCTGTCAGCCTCTACCCTGAGTCATATGATGAAAACGCTGGAGGCCGGTCTTGGGGTGCGTTTGCTGCACCGCACCACGCGCAGCGTTTCACCGACGGCAGCGGGAGAGCGTCTGCTAAGACGACTGGCGCCTGTGTTGCGCGAATTCGAGCTGGCGATTGAGGAAGTCAATGAATACCGGGATCTTCTCAGCGGCACTTTACGGATCAATGCCAGCGAACAGGCCGCGCGCGTTTTGATGAAAGCTGCCCTTCCGATATTCCTGGAACGCTTCCCCCAGATGTCGGTTGACCTCGTGACCGAGGGCCGTCTGATCGATATCGTAGCCGAGGGCTTCGACGCCGGTATCCGTTTAGGTGAAGCGATCCCCCAAGACATGATCGCCGTGCCGATAGGAACGGATACGCGATTTATTACCGTGGCGTCCCCCCAATACCTGAAGACTCATCCTGTCCCCCTTACGCCGGATGATCTGCCAGGACATCAATGCATCTGCATCCGGATGCCCAGTGGTAAACCTTATAGATGGGAATTCTCCAGGAACGGACAATCCTTGGTCATCGAGCCCAAAGGACAGCTAACCCTCGATAATGCCGAAATCATGGTCGATGCAGCCATATCCGGGCTCGGCATCGCTTACGTGCCAGAGCAGACGGTATCGCAACCTTTGGCAGACGCCCGTCTGGTCGAGGTCCTCGCGGATTGGTGCCCCAGGATTCCTGGGCTGTTTCTGTATTATCCGGGGCACCGCTATATCCCATCAGGCTTGCAGGCCTTCATCGAGGTCTTGCGCGAGTCTCATTGA
- a CDS encoding 4-oxalomesaconate tautomerase, translating into MQRIPCVLMRGGTSKGPVFLAWDLPSAIAERDELLLNLMGSGHELEIDGIGGGSPQTSKVAIVSPSLHPDADVDYLFVQVMVSQRRVDTAPNCGNMLCAVGPFAIEQGLVKPSGDLTRVRIRNLNTGTFVNSEVQTPEGKVSYEGDTAIDGVPGTAAPVQLTFLDAAGSKTGKLFPTGQPLDLIDGIPVTCIDMAMPMLIVEASQLGKRGDESPAELDADKAFLQRLESLRLKAGLAMGLGDVSDKVIPKPVLVSPAKSGGTVQVRYFMPHNCHRALAITGSIGLATACVTEGSVVAQLLGGISEPRLQQVRIEHPSGGIDVVLSYTGEKGETIRASVVRTARRLFSGFVYATASHRLAG; encoded by the coding sequence ATGCAGCGAATTCCTTGTGTGCTGATGCGCGGTGGTACTTCCAAAGGGCCCGTATTTCTTGCCTGGGACCTGCCCAGTGCCATCGCCGAACGTGATGAGCTGCTGCTCAACCTGATGGGGTCCGGCCATGAACTGGAAATCGACGGCATCGGTGGCGGCAGCCCGCAAACCAGCAAAGTGGCAATCGTCAGCCCATCGTTGCACCCGGACGCGGATGTCGACTATCTGTTCGTCCAGGTCATGGTTTCCCAGCGCCGGGTCGATACCGCGCCCAACTGCGGCAATATGCTGTGCGCCGTCGGCCCGTTCGCCATCGAGCAGGGGCTGGTCAAGCCTTCCGGCGATCTGACCCGCGTGCGGATCCGCAACCTCAATACCGGGACCTTCGTAAATTCAGAGGTGCAAACCCCTGAGGGCAAGGTCAGCTATGAAGGGGACACCGCCATCGACGGCGTGCCTGGCACGGCGGCTCCGGTGCAACTGACCTTTCTGGATGCGGCTGGCAGCAAGACCGGCAAGCTCTTCCCGACGGGGCAACCGCTGGACCTGATCGATGGTATCCCGGTGACCTGTATCGACATGGCGATGCCGATGCTGATCGTCGAGGCCAGTCAGCTTGGCAAGCGCGGCGATGAAAGCCCCGCTGAACTGGACGCCGATAAGGCGTTCCTGCAACGCCTGGAGTCCCTGCGACTCAAAGCCGGCCTGGCCATGGGCCTGGGTGATGTCAGTGACAAGGTCATCCCCAAGCCGGTGCTGGTGTCGCCTGCCAAGTCGGGCGGGACGGTCCAGGTGCGCTATTTCATGCCGCACAACTGTCATCGCGCCTTGGCGATCACCGGCTCCATCGGTCTGGCTACCGCTTGCGTGACTGAAGGCAGCGTAGTGGCGCAGTTGCTCGGCGGCATCAGCGAGCCGCGTCTGCAGCAGGTTCGTATTGAGCACCCAAGCGGCGGTATCGATGTCGTGCTGTCCTATACCGGCGAAAAGGGTGAGACCATTCGTGCCTCGGTGGTGCGTACCGCCCGCCGGCTTTTCTCAGGTTTCGTCTACGCCACCGCTTCACACCGGCTGGCCGGATAG
- a CDS encoding LysE family translocator → MFPMDIWFTYTAACVLLVLSPGPDNLLAIGRGLSQGRLAAIVSGLSSGLGILFHVTTASLGLTLLIQTSTVAFWVVKLVGAAYLVWLGIKVLRSRSLITFAPAARQPLRSILLTGFLSAALNPKPGLFVLAFIPQFINPALGSVTVQMLVYGFWFALLTAVGFSLMGVFATRLSQYICQRPRLANGLNLGAGLTFIVSGLSIAALRQK, encoded by the coding sequence GTGTTTCCGATGGATATCTGGTTCACCTACACCGCAGCCTGCGTGCTGCTGGTCTTGTCACCCGGTCCTGACAATCTGCTGGCCATAGGACGGGGGCTGAGCCAGGGTCGCCTGGCCGCCATCGTGTCCGGCCTGTCGTCTGGGCTGGGCATTTTGTTTCACGTCACCACCGCCTCGTTGGGGCTGACGCTGTTGATCCAGACCTCGACGGTTGCCTTCTGGGTCGTCAAATTGGTAGGGGCGGCCTATCTGGTCTGGCTCGGGATCAAGGTGCTGCGCTCCAGAAGCCTGATAACCTTCGCGCCCGCCGCACGACAGCCACTGCGAAGCATTTTGCTTACAGGCTTTCTTTCGGCGGCGCTAAACCCCAAACCCGGGTTGTTCGTCCTGGCGTTCATCCCTCAATTCATCAACCCCGCGCTCGGCTCGGTCACCGTACAGATGCTGGTCTACGGGTTCTGGTTCGCCCTGCTGACGGCCGTGGGGTTCTCGTTGATGGGGGTCTTCGCCACGCGCCTGTCGCAATACATCTGTCAACGCCCTCGCCTTGCCAACGGACTGAACCTCGGGGCGGGATTGACCTTCATCGTCTCAGGCCTGTCCATCGCCGCCCTCAGGCAGAAATAA
- a CDS encoding EAL domain-containing protein, with amino-acid sequence MSFRPLSDPPQPSNHYGVAIHLQENPDAAGMAYVGKEDAIEQLLESARTWAHTTQWVVYRAGEQLHLLGQGDPGQQWPASVANAEFETFCRTRRLCRWPTGRGESVLGWLLAPVTDTEEPALAEFARCLGIQVQTNTLARAQITQRVLYEITYLASSTRDRSVFLVGVHRLLASLIDAENFYLALYDPHSGKIDYPYYVDIIDVDAVESQHYEYLDPSRLSLTGQVLTSGQPLLIDAAGICAAQAEGRFYCVGDRPEFWMGAPLKNAADEVFGMLAMQVYDVARTYSAEDRALFLVVARHVAMALDRILHREGMEETVMRRTLELSAVNDALRQEVADRERAEHLQSALFQIAELSSQPGDMAELFQTLHGIVGDLLFAENFYIALFDDAIGEVTFPYYVDERKTTLPEARRGCRGLTEYVIRQRRPCLIDPFDADRLSAQGELEVAYESVRFHSWLGIPLFDGDVVRGVLAVQSYTSQVRYTLRDQELLTFVSRHIDTALSRRTAAEAIHAANLKLEARVQDRTRELDHANAKLQHENAHDALTGLPNRSYLQQRLNVAWARFESEGGQLSVMFIDLDRFKMVNDSFGHHFGDLLLMQAAHRLRSCLRDTDMLARLGGDEFSVLAPEATLEAVIEIAERILSVFDLPFLINGHEVFSSCSIGIVSADSQFHHEPADLLRDADAAMYRVKNAGRDSYAVFNQEVRREVSDQVEREGHLRNALKRTDELLPYFQPIVSVESGELVALEALIRWHQPGGRIIAPGEFLPDVEGLRLIGRLDLYMLTSIVAILALPQHANWPPVHVNCSSYSMTRPDFADDVLALLARYNVAPSRICLELTEGALVAEPAIARLTMQKLADNGMSVVLDDFGAGFSSLSYVHQYRFSGLKIDKSFIFELTTSPRSRAIVRAIVRMAESLDLSVVAEGVEDEATLLLLREMGAGQAQGYYFAKPMGLEALLATSLVGG; translated from the coding sequence ATGAGTTTTCGCCCATTGAGCGATCCCCCGCAGCCATCGAACCATTACGGTGTGGCAATTCACCTGCAAGAAAACCCGGATGCGGCCGGCATGGCATACGTTGGCAAGGAAGACGCGATCGAACAATTGCTGGAATCAGCCCGCACCTGGGCCCACACCACCCAGTGGGTGGTTTATCGCGCCGGTGAACAACTGCATCTGCTGGGGCAGGGCGACCCAGGGCAACAGTGGCCGGCCAGCGTTGCGAACGCCGAGTTCGAGACCTTCTGCCGGACCAGACGGTTGTGCCGCTGGCCGACCGGTCGGGGCGAAAGTGTGCTGGGTTGGCTACTGGCGCCAGTCACCGATACCGAGGAGCCGGCCCTCGCCGAGTTTGCCCGATGCCTGGGCATCCAGGTACAGACCAATACCCTGGCCCGGGCCCAGATTACTCAGCGTGTGCTGTATGAAATTACCTACCTGGCCAGTTCCACCCGCGACCGCTCCGTGTTCCTGGTGGGGGTTCATCGGCTGCTCGCCAGCCTGATCGACGCCGAGAACTTTTATCTCGCGCTGTATGACCCCCACAGCGGAAAAATCGACTACCCGTACTACGTCGACATCATCGACGTCGATGCCGTGGAGTCCCAACACTACGAATACCTAGACCCTTCGCGTCTGTCGTTGACCGGCCAGGTGCTGACCTCGGGCCAGCCGTTGCTGATCGATGCCGCCGGCATTTGCGCCGCTCAGGCCGAGGGTCGTTTCTATTGCGTAGGTGATCGTCCCGAATTCTGGATGGGCGCTCCGCTGAAAAATGCCGCCGATGAAGTGTTTGGCATGCTTGCCATGCAGGTCTACGACGTTGCACGCACCTACAGCGCCGAAGACCGCGCGCTGTTTCTGGTGGTGGCCCGGCACGTGGCCATGGCGCTGGACCGGATTCTGCACCGTGAGGGCATGGAAGAGACGGTGATGCGTCGCACGCTGGAACTGTCGGCAGTCAATGACGCGCTGAGGCAGGAAGTGGCAGATCGAGAGCGCGCCGAACACCTGCAGAGTGCGCTATTTCAGATTGCAGAACTGTCGAGCCAGCCTGGCGACATGGCGGAGCTGTTCCAGACCTTGCATGGCATTGTCGGGGATCTGCTGTTCGCGGAGAACTTCTACATCGCGCTGTTCGACGACGCGATCGGTGAAGTGACCTTTCCGTATTATGTCGATGAGCGCAAAACCACCCTGCCTGAGGCACGCCGTGGGTGCCGGGGCCTGACTGAGTACGTTATCCGCCAGCGTCGTCCTTGCCTGATTGATCCTTTCGACGCGGATCGGTTGTCTGCACAGGGTGAACTCGAAGTGGCCTACGAGTCGGTCCGCTTCCATTCCTGGCTGGGCATTCCGTTGTTCGATGGCGATGTGGTACGGGGTGTGCTGGCGGTGCAAAGCTATACCTCCCAGGTGCGCTACACCTTGCGCGACCAGGAACTGCTGACGTTCGTGTCACGGCACATTGATACGGCATTGTCGCGCCGCACGGCCGCAGAAGCGATCCATGCCGCCAACCTCAAGCTCGAAGCCAGGGTGCAGGACCGCACCCGCGAACTGGATCACGCCAACGCCAAGCTGCAACACGAAAACGCCCATGATGCGCTGACCGGGCTGCCGAATCGCTCCTACCTGCAGCAGCGCCTCAATGTGGCCTGGGCGCGGTTCGAGAGCGAAGGCGGGCAACTGTCGGTGATGTTCATCGACCTCGACCGCTTCAAGATGGTCAACGACAGCTTCGGCCACCATTTTGGCGATTTGCTGTTGATGCAGGCCGCCCACCGCTTGCGCAGTTGCCTGCGTGACACCGACATGCTGGCCCGCCTGGGGGGCGATGAGTTTTCAGTGCTGGCGCCCGAGGCGACACTGGAGGCGGTGATCGAAATCGCCGAGCGGATTCTGTCGGTGTTCGACCTGCCGTTTCTCATCAATGGCCACGAAGTGTTTTCGTCTTGCAGCATCGGTATTGTCAGCGCCGACAGTCAGTTTCACCACGAACCCGCGGACTTGCTGCGCGATGCCGATGCGGCGATGTACCGGGTCAAGAATGCCGGGCGCGACAGTTACGCGGTGTTCAACCAGGAAGTGCGTCGTGAAGTCTCGGACCAGGTTGAGCGTGAAGGGCACCTGCGCAATGCGCTCAAGCGTACCGACGAACTGCTGCCGTATTTCCAGCCGATTGTCAGCGTCGAAAGCGGCGAGCTGGTGGCCCTTGAAGCGCTGATCCGCTGGCATCAACCGGGTGGCCGGATCATCGCGCCGGGCGAGTTTCTGCCCGATGTCGAGGGGTTGCGTCTGATCGGTCGACTGGATCTGTACATGCTCACCAGCATCGTGGCGATCCTCGCACTACCGCAACACGCCAATTGGCCACCGGTGCATGTCAATTGCTCCAGCTACAGCATGACGCGCCCGGATTTTGCCGATGATGTGCTGGCACTGTTGGCCCGTTACAACGTCGCGCCGTCGCGGATCTGCCTGGAGTTGACCGAAGGTGCGCTGGTGGCCGAGCCCGCCATTGCCCGACTGACCATGCAGAAATTGGCCGACAACGGCATGTCGGTGGTGCTCGATGACTTTGGCGCAGGATTTTCCTCCCTGAGCTATGTGCATCAATACCGTTTCAGCGGTTTGAAGATCGACAAGTCGTTCATTTTCGAACTGACCACCAGCCCCCGCAGTCGCGCGATCGTCCGGGCGATCGTGCGTATGGCCGAATCACTGGACCTTAGCGTGGTGGCCGAAGGTGTCGAAGATGAAGCGACGTTGCTCTTGCTGCGGGAGATGGGGGCAGGGCAGGCCCAAGGTTATTATTTCGCCAAGCCGATGGGGCTGGAGGCATTGCTGGCGACTTCGCTGGTTGGTGGCTAG
- a CDS encoding SDR family oxidoreductase yields MSKTWLVTGSSSGIGLAVVEQLLERGDRVAATLRKPQALSHLKTRYGEQLWTALLDVNDALAIRAVVHQAFTELGRIDVVVSSAGYALFGAAEEASDEQIDQQLQTNLLGSIQLIRACLPFLRKQGGGRILQVSSEGGQLAYPNFSLYHASKWAIEGFVESVALEVAPFGIEFTLVEPGPTRTNFGAALVRPPAMAEYEQTPAGEVRKAIAEGTFPLTGDPQKMARIMLEIVDVDPAPRRLLLGSGAYERVRNALVQRLAELEQYQALAMSTEVD; encoded by the coding sequence ATGAGCAAAACTTGGTTAGTGACTGGAAGTTCGTCCGGCATTGGTCTGGCGGTGGTCGAACAATTGCTGGAACGGGGGGACCGTGTGGCGGCTACTTTGCGTAAGCCTCAGGCCTTGAGTCACTTGAAGACACGCTACGGCGAGCAACTGTGGACAGCGTTGCTCGATGTAAACGACGCATTGGCCATCCGCGCTGTGGTTCATCAGGCGTTCACCGAGCTAGGACGTATTGATGTTGTGGTGAGCAGTGCGGGCTACGCGTTGTTTGGTGCGGCGGAGGAAGCCAGCGATGAACAGATCGACCAGCAGTTGCAAACGAATCTGCTCGGTTCTATTCAACTCATCCGTGCCTGCCTACCGTTTCTGCGCAAACAGGGGGGCGGTCGAATTCTTCAAGTGTCCTCGGAGGGCGGGCAGCTCGCTTACCCGAACTTCAGCCTTTACCACGCAAGCAAATGGGCCATTGAGGGATTCGTTGAGTCGGTCGCTCTGGAGGTTGCGCCTTTTGGGATCGAGTTCACCCTGGTAGAGCCGGGCCCGACACGAACTAATTTCGGCGCCGCGCTGGTTCGTCCGCCCGCGATGGCTGAGTACGAGCAAACGCCTGCCGGTGAAGTGCGTAAAGCAATCGCCGAGGGTACTTTCCCGCTTACCGGAGACCCGCAGAAAATGGCCAGGATCATGCTCGAGATTGTCGACGTCGATCCCGCACCCAGGCGTCTACTGCTAGGCAGCGGGGCTTACGAGCGTGTTCGCAATGCCCTGGTCCAACGGCTGGCTGAGCTGGAGCAATATCAAGCGCTTGCAATGAGCACGGAGGTTGACTGA